The window TTCGCAATTACGCTCGGCTACTAATCTCATTTGTTGAGCTTCTTGAAGTTTCATTTGAGTTTGTTTCAAGATATCCGGCAATGGAGCGAGTTCAGCGAGTTTTTCTTGGAATTGATTCTATTTCAATCAATCAGacgatgtaattaatattaatcgatattatttcataatgaataatgaatgaataataaatgagaATGAACGTACTTTAACTCTTCCAATTTCTAACGttacattttcattcattcgagCATTATCCATTTCCATGAGATCGAGTTGCCGGCGTTGTTCTTCCACCTGTTGCTGAGCCTTTAAAtagtttcgttatttttaaattcatcgattcgataaaaacaaaaaaaagaataccaaaataaaatacaattcgaTCGAGAACGtacttgtaaatatttattgcgATAATCCTCTAATTGTGCAGCTTGATCTTGAATTAATGATCGAAGTTCTTCCAATTCGTCCTGCGCTTTTCTAAAACGTTCTTTGGCCATTAATAAGGCTTGCTCTTGCTCTACcatttgctctttttttcctaatttgcaaatttaaaaatagtaaatttGTATGAAGGAGCAGAGAAATTTGTTTAGAAAACGAATACCTtcgaatttctctctttcggcTTCTAAAGATTTCAAACGTTCCTGcgtatctattaattttatttccatcctttccttttcatccCTTGAATCTCGAACTTCTTGTTTCAATTTTTCCGTATCAGTACGTAAACAAGATACCTcgcataatttatttttataatcatcttGAAGACGTGCGTATTGTTCTCGCAAATCACGTAATTGTTGTTGAGGACAAGTGCTTGCACCCTAACGAGAGGGAGGGGAGGAAAGATAAGTAAAACGAACAACATTAAAAATACCTAAAATCTCAAGTGATCTCAAATCTGGCCAAATGATCCTTACCATAGGTGCCATTATACAGGGCCCAGTACACATAGCAGACGTGGATTGTTGACTGATCTGCGCCTGACCAAAAACGAGCGTAAATGTCTTCAGAGCTGTgagttaatttatttatatcgaacaTTATGATTACTCACAAACTTACTGTTAGACATAATAATGTTTGTAAAATGTTACaatggaaaagaaattctGAAAATACCTTTGGCATAGGTATGGGTGAAATCGTTCCATTTCCAGATGGTGGAATCGTGGGAGGTAATTGAGTATTTGgaatataatttgatatcATCGAAGATTGAAGGCCTTGTGAAAGACCACCACAAGGTGGTGGAGCAGGACAACAAGCGCATGGTGCACAGGGTCCGGAACATTTAAGCAACTTGCGTTGTTGCTCGAGTTGTTGACGTTCTCGTTGAACATTTGCTAGTTCTATCTGCATATTTCGTACTTCACACTCCATACTACCTAACTGTTGAGcctatagataaataaaaacttattgtaaaaattaaaacagaGGATAATATCAGgatggaaaatgaaaaagatatcaTTGAATATTCAACAAAAGTACCAATTGTTTGGTATTGTTCCCATAAATagcaaatttattttctaattcagCCGGACAAACACCTCTGGGTGTTGGCTCAGGACATGGTTTTGTACAAACTGTAGGACTACGGAAACACATCTCTTCGATTTGCGATGAACTTCTACTCAATATACAATTGCCTGTTCTCGATGCACCACCTGCTAATCTCGATGAGCCTAATACATTAAAAGTAAGTTCgaacatttttcattattctgttatatttatttcttaaagaaaaaagtaagatcTGATAAAGTATTCTTACCACAATCGTTTGAAGTTTGATTGCTATATGGATTtactaaaaaaataagaaaaagaaaaaaaatacaattagtAAATTTCGTAAGACATATATAaaggggtaaaaaaaaagtaggttttataaatatacgtatatatatatatatattttttttttaccgcaTACAGAGGTAGGTGACTGAACGGGACTGTCGCATGGGACACAATATTTGCACTGGCAACAACCGTGATCTTGAAGCGAGGAAGTTACTTGGGAATACGCTGGCAAAGGTGAGACCACTGGCGGTGAACAAGATGATCTACGTTCTGGACATGTATAACAGCAAGTAGAAGTAGTGACACGTTGATTTAAACAAGCCAATCGACGATTTAATTCCGTATTCTCCTTCATTATTAAACGTATTTCAGCTTGCAAACCGCATACCTTCCGTTGAAGACACTCCACAGCTGTATCTTTCTCCAATAGTGCTTCTTCCAATTTGTATCTATAAATTTAATCGCGACAAAAATAGGCGACACTTATTCCTTATCAATGGTATATATTCGAATCACACGTTGCACGTTATAAATATGATgtattcattttcaattaGGTTGTCATAAAGTTGTGAATGACTGTATCGTGCTCGTCGAGCTTAAAAATTACATCTTGCGACATTCGTTAGGCAAAAACATTGATAGCTCGTTGTCACGGTGATTAATtgacatttttatcatttctttgttTAACATTCGATTGTTTCGATGTAACTTAATGTatctatattttgtaaaatcagTAATACAATTAATCTTTACAAACATACTTTCCACCCTCAAGTTGTGCATTCTCTTTAACTAATTTCTCTTGCATTGTCAATGACTCGGTCAACTTTCCTGTTAAATTTTGCaaacattctttctttcctcctcgATCACCATCAGCTATCACGATTTTTGGCATTTCGTCTTCTGTGTAACCGCAAACGATTACTCTTGGAAgcctttataaatatatatataaatatatatatatatatatatatatatatataaaatatatatatataaaaaaaagaaattatataaatatataatatagaataatattattttaatttcacttACTTATCTTCTTGATACTCCGGTTGAGGTAAATCAAAATGATCATCTGTTACCGGCGATATTGGcggcttttttcctttaatatcaTCAACTTTTTCAGCCGGTAAAATTTCAATCTCTTCTCCAGCACCCTGTATACATGAAATATGTATTTCTAAATCGCTCGAAAATATCTCTACGTTTAAAGAGAAGatcaataaaatatcgtaGGAAGTCAAGATAGTGCACCTAAATATTCTCCCCGCAAAAAAATCTAGAAGATATTCCAAAGGAGAGTATTCGAAAAATCATGcggaattttaatgaaattatatatatagaaattccATACAAATGTAATATTCGTCAACTAGCCAGAGTATCTTTTTAGAATTTATCACATGTtaagaacagaaaaagatcAATAAAAGATCTTACCTCAATTGATCTTGTAT is drawn from Vespa crabro chromosome 19, iyVesCrab1.2, whole genome shotgun sequence and contains these coding sequences:
- the LOC124430761 gene encoding uncharacterized protein LOC124430761, with the protein product MKTRRLYGLNQLHSPKNSTTSVFLHGSDILSGKNNKKLFDIKRRRLQRGKLQKNNGEHGDVLSIKRDAFASLESLFDIKKPLYLSKLNLVQIQHYKEHIVFEKHNLKGGKHLAGDSIVKTTELYPKVFPNISKQKIDEENSFPYNTLEKSEEPNVNPIKLINHLNEKDSLNNTVAQENQINKKMADEELQEEEKNLEETLDDTEEETLKEMDDQFVPPPYPIPSGAGEGVPVKVGRRRESMLSSSPLTEESVMEELKIADERCNIVAGEIKKLKEEMIELTNKKELTDDDTVLIQKKQEDLMLKLAEFEQMTRKLQRLLGLTDPTSETFSRMFGLLPYPHTRSIEGAGEEIEILPAEKVDDIKGKKPPISPVTDDHFDLPQPEYQEDKLPRVIVCGYTEDEMPKIVIADGDRGGKKECLQNLTGKLTESLTMQEKLVKENAQLEGGKYKLEEALLEKDTAVECLQRKVCGLQAEIRLIMKENTELNRRLACLNQRVTTSTCCYTCPERRSSCSPPVVSPLPAYSQVTSSLQDHGCCQCKYCVPCDSPVQSPTSVCVNPYSNQTSNDCGSSRLAGGASRTGNCILSRSSSQIEEMCFRSPTVCTKPCPEPTPRGVCPAELENKFAIYGNNTKQLAQQLGSMECEVRNMQIELANVQRERQQLEQQRKLLKCSGPCAPCACCPAPPPCGGLSQGLQSSMISNYIPNTQLPPTIPPSGNGTISPIPMPKAQISQQSTSAMCTGPCIMAPMGASTCPQQQLRDLREQYARLQDDYKNKLCEVSCLRTDTEKLKQEVRDSRDEKERMEIKLIDTQERLKSLEAEREKFEGKKEQMVEQEQALLMAKERFRKAQDELEELRSLIQDQAAQLEDYRNKYLQAQQQVEEQRRQLDLMEMDNARMNENVTLEIGRVKNQFQEKLAELAPLPDILKQTQMKLQEAQQMRLVAERNCEDLSRELLGCKDKIQTLQSQLDVLRNEHQALQDERGHGTGRFDELEKKNAELRHDNERMKNTLARFEEHEAQLKKRMDEKMHEITQLTAMLEQVREDSARQVARTKERCETVRRTMQGQIAEMERQLAQCRATARAAQKDRDEIRQKMQSQINNLNEAFEQAQGRIRSLQGHVNYLKTSYSNIFKGQGESPVGLPGDGALGTGYDSCDCNY